From the genome of Streptacidiphilus rugosus AM-16, one region includes:
- a CDS encoding class II aldolase/adducin family protein has translation MTNPPPQPVPMDQLHFALPEKFDTVEAERAHRKARLVTALRLFGKFGFEEGVAGHITARDPEWTDHFWVNPFGMSFKQIKVSDLLLVNHEGQVVHGRHHVNQAAFAIHSEVHAARPDVVAAAHSHSTYGRAFSALGQLLDPITQDVCAFYQSHALFDDYTGVVLDREEGRRIGAALGPHKAVVLRNHGLLTVGDSVDAAAWWFTTMERSCQVQLLAQAAGKIVPIDHESAVLTRDQLGNDLVAWINYQPLVAGHSDALVGAYDED, from the coding sequence ATGACGAACCCCCCGCCGCAGCCCGTGCCCATGGACCAGCTCCACTTCGCCCTGCCGGAGAAGTTCGACACCGTCGAGGCCGAGCGGGCACACCGGAAGGCGCGGCTCGTCACCGCGCTGCGCCTCTTCGGGAAGTTCGGCTTCGAGGAGGGCGTCGCCGGCCACATCACCGCGCGCGACCCGGAATGGACCGACCACTTCTGGGTCAACCCCTTCGGGATGTCCTTCAAGCAGATCAAGGTCAGCGACCTGCTGCTGGTCAACCACGAGGGCCAGGTCGTGCACGGCCGGCACCACGTGAACCAGGCCGCCTTCGCCATCCACTCCGAGGTGCACGCCGCCCGCCCCGACGTCGTCGCCGCCGCGCACAGCCACTCCACCTACGGTCGGGCCTTCTCCGCGCTGGGCCAGCTGCTGGACCCGATCACCCAGGACGTCTGCGCCTTCTACCAGTCGCACGCGCTCTTCGACGACTACACCGGCGTCGTGCTGGACCGTGAGGAGGGGCGCAGGATCGGCGCCGCCCTCGGGCCGCACAAGGCCGTCGTGCTGCGCAACCACGGGCTGCTCACCGTCGGCGACTCCGTCGACGCCGCGGCGTGGTGGTTCACCACGATGGAGCGCTCCTGCCAGGTGCAGTTGCTCGCCCAGGCCGCAGGAAAGATCGTTCCCATCGACCACGAGAGCGCCGTGCTCACCCGCGACCAGCTCGGCAACGACCTCGTCGCCTGGATCAACTACCAGCCGCTCGTCGCCGGTCACTCCGACGCGCTGGTCGGCGCGTACGACGAGGACTGA
- a CDS encoding RNA 2'-phosphotransferase, with the protein MEDNRRMIKNSKFLSRVLRHDPGSIGLRLDGAGWVDVSELLAAAAAHGRVMSRAQLDQVVAENDKQRFAFSADGLRIRASQGHTVQVELGYEESAPPSLLFHGTHPGALDAIRREGLRPMTRHAVHLSPDVATAERVGGRRGRPVVLAVDAAAMAAAGFAFRVSANGVWLAERVPPEYLSAAVQGSDEIRSSD; encoded by the coding sequence ATGGAAGACAACCGAAGAATGATCAAGAACTCCAAGTTCCTCTCCCGGGTGCTGCGGCACGATCCCGGCAGCATCGGGCTGCGGCTGGACGGGGCCGGCTGGGTCGACGTGTCGGAGCTGCTCGCGGCGGCCGCCGCGCACGGACGGGTCATGTCCAGGGCGCAACTGGACCAGGTGGTGGCCGAGAACGACAAGCAGCGCTTCGCGTTCAGTGCGGACGGCCTGCGGATCCGGGCCAGCCAGGGCCACACCGTGCAGGTCGAGCTCGGCTACGAGGAGTCCGCGCCGCCCTCGCTCCTCTTCCACGGCACCCACCCGGGCGCGCTGGACGCCATCCGGCGCGAGGGACTGCGGCCGATGACCCGGCACGCCGTGCACCTCTCCCCCGACGTCGCGACGGCCGAGCGGGTCGGCGGACGGCGCGGACGACCGGTGGTGCTGGCTGTGGACGCGGCGGCGATGGCCGCGGCGGGCTTCGCGTTCCGGGTGAGCGCGAACGGGGTATGGCTTGCGGAGCGAGTGCCGCCGGAGTATCTGAGCGCGGCCGTTCAAGGGTCGGACGAAATCAGATCGTCGGACTGA
- a CDS encoding LuxR C-terminal-related transcriptional regulator translates to MSANAERSQARVVLVDDHRMFRTGVRAEIGQTERTNVDVVGEAADVEQAVSVVTSTRPDVVLLDVHLPGGGGVEVLRRCASLEGVKFLALSVSDAAEDVIGVIRGGARGYVTKTITGTDLVDAIFRVRDGDAVFSPRLAGFVLDAFAATDTPPVDEDLDRLTQREREVLRLIARGYAYKEIAKQLFISVKTVESHVSAVLRKLQLSNRHELTRWATARRLV, encoded by the coding sequence ATGAGCGCGAACGCGGAGCGGAGCCAGGCGCGGGTCGTCCTGGTGGACGACCACCGGATGTTCCGGACGGGCGTGCGCGCCGAGATCGGCCAGACCGAGCGGACCAACGTCGACGTGGTGGGCGAGGCGGCCGACGTCGAGCAGGCGGTCTCCGTCGTCACCTCGACGCGTCCGGACGTGGTCCTGCTGGACGTCCATCTCCCCGGTGGCGGCGGGGTCGAGGTGCTGCGCCGCTGCGCCTCACTCGAAGGCGTGAAGTTCCTGGCGCTGTCGGTCTCCGACGCGGCCGAGGACGTCATCGGCGTCATCCGCGGCGGCGCGCGCGGCTACGTCACCAAGACGATCACCGGCACCGATCTGGTGGACGCGATCTTCCGGGTCAGGGACGGCGACGCGGTCTTCTCGCCGCGCCTGGCCGGCTTCGTCCTGGACGCCTTCGCCGCCACGGACACCCCGCCGGTCGACGAGGATCTGGACCGGCTGACCCAGCGGGAGCGCGAGGTGCTCCGGCTGATCGCGCGCGGATACGCGTACAAGGAGATCGCCAAGCAGCTGTTCATCTCGGTGAAGACGGTGGAGAGCCACGTCTCCGCGGTGCTGCGCAAGCTCCAGTTGAGCAACCGTCACGAGCTCACACGCTGGGCGACGGCGCGTCGGCTGGTGTAG
- a CDS encoding low molecular weight protein-tyrosine-phosphatase has product MRICFVCTGNICRSPIAEHVMRDRLADAGLDGLVRVDSAGTGSWHAGDPADERAVQVLREAGYSSEHEARQFRPEWFRSLDLVVALDQGHERALRRLARTPEEAAKVRLLRSFDPAAGADLDVPDPYYGGKEGFDEVLQLCEAGCEGLLAEVRGRVG; this is encoded by the coding sequence ATGCGCATCTGCTTCGTCTGCACCGGGAACATCTGCCGCTCGCCCATCGCCGAGCACGTCATGCGCGACCGGCTGGCCGACGCCGGGCTCGACGGCCTGGTCCGGGTCGACAGCGCCGGCACCGGCTCGTGGCACGCGGGTGACCCGGCCGACGAACGGGCGGTGCAGGTGCTGCGCGAGGCGGGGTACTCCAGCGAGCACGAGGCCCGCCAGTTCAGGCCCGAGTGGTTCCGCTCGCTCGACCTGGTCGTGGCCCTCGACCAAGGCCACGAGCGCGCCCTGCGGCGCCTGGCCCGCACACCCGAGGAGGCCGCCAAGGTCCGGCTGCTGCGCTCCTTCGACCCGGCCGCCGGCGCCGACCTCGACGTCCCCGACCCGTACTACGGGGGCAAGGAGGGCTTCGACGAGGTGCTGCAGCTCTGCGAGGCGGGCTGCGAGGGGCTGCTCGCCGAGGTCAGGGGCCGAGTGGGCTGA
- the guaA gene encoding glutamine-hydrolyzing GMP synthase: protein MATATPDPADTAVDTVLVVDFGAQYAQLIARRVREARVYSEIVPHSMPVSEMLAKNPKAIILSGGPSSVYEPGAPTVDKALFEAGVPVFGMCYGFQLMATTLGGVVDNSGAREYGRTPLAVSQTGSTLFEGTPAEQPVWMSHGDACSAAPEGFTVTASTEVVPVAAFENDAKRLYGVQYHPEVMHSTHGQQVLEHFLYRGAGLAPTWTTTNVVEEQVAAIRAQVGTKRAICGLSGGVDSAVAAALVQRAIGDQLTCVYVDHGLMRKGETEQVEKDFVAATGVKLKVVDAEERFLTALAGVTDPEEKRKIIGREFIRVFEQAQVEIIAEAGAAGEPVEFLVQGTLYPDVVESGGGAGTANIKSHHNVGGLPEDLEFQLIEPLRKLFKDEVRMVGQELGLPEEIVQRQPFPGPGLGIRIVGEVTKDRLDLLREADAIARAELTAAGLDRQIWQCPVVLLADVRSVGVQGDGRTYGHPIVLRPVSSEDAMTADWSRLPYEVLEKISTRITNEVRDVNRVVVDVTSKPPGTIEWE from the coding sequence GTGGCAACAGCGACCCCCGACCCCGCGGACACCGCCGTCGACACCGTTCTGGTCGTCGACTTCGGCGCGCAGTACGCCCAGCTCATCGCACGGCGAGTCCGTGAGGCCCGCGTCTACAGCGAGATCGTGCCCCACAGCATGCCGGTCTCCGAGATGCTCGCCAAGAACCCCAAGGCGATCATCCTCTCCGGCGGGCCGTCCTCGGTCTACGAGCCGGGTGCCCCCACCGTCGACAAGGCCCTGTTCGAGGCCGGCGTCCCGGTTTTCGGCATGTGCTACGGCTTCCAGCTGATGGCCACGACCCTCGGCGGCGTGGTCGACAACAGCGGCGCCCGCGAGTACGGCCGCACGCCGCTGGCCGTCAGCCAGACCGGCTCCACCCTGTTCGAGGGCACGCCCGCCGAGCAGCCCGTGTGGATGTCGCACGGCGACGCCTGCTCGGCCGCGCCCGAGGGCTTCACCGTGACGGCCTCCACCGAGGTCGTCCCGGTCGCCGCCTTCGAGAACGACGCCAAGCGCCTGTACGGCGTGCAGTACCACCCCGAGGTCATGCACTCCACGCACGGCCAGCAGGTGCTCGAGCACTTCCTCTACCGCGGCGCGGGCCTGGCCCCGACGTGGACCACGACCAACGTCGTCGAGGAGCAGGTCGCCGCGATCCGCGCCCAGGTGGGCACCAAGCGGGCGATCTGCGGCCTCTCCGGCGGCGTGGACTCCGCCGTCGCCGCCGCGCTCGTGCAGCGTGCCATCGGCGACCAGCTGACCTGCGTCTACGTCGACCACGGCCTGATGCGCAAGGGCGAGACCGAGCAGGTCGAGAAGGACTTCGTCGCGGCGACCGGCGTCAAGCTCAAGGTCGTCGACGCGGAGGAGCGCTTCCTCACCGCGCTGGCCGGGGTCACCGACCCCGAGGAGAAGCGCAAGATCATCGGGCGTGAGTTCATCCGCGTCTTCGAGCAGGCCCAGGTGGAGATCATCGCCGAGGCGGGCGCGGCCGGCGAGCCGGTCGAGTTCCTGGTCCAGGGCACGCTCTACCCCGACGTGGTCGAGTCCGGCGGCGGCGCCGGCACCGCGAACATCAAGTCGCACCACAACGTCGGCGGGCTCCCGGAGGACCTGGAGTTCCAGCTGATCGAGCCGCTGCGCAAGCTGTTCAAGGACGAGGTCCGGATGGTCGGCCAGGAGCTGGGTCTGCCGGAGGAGATCGTCCAGCGCCAGCCGTTCCCGGGCCCGGGTCTGGGCATCCGCATCGTCGGTGAGGTCACCAAGGACCGCCTCGACCTGCTGCGCGAGGCCGACGCGATCGCCCGCGCGGAGCTCACGGCCGCGGGCCTGGACCGGCAGATCTGGCAGTGCCCGGTCGTGCTGCTGGCCGATGTCCGCTCCGTCGGCGTCCAGGGCGACGGCCGCACCTACGGTCACCCGATCGTGCTGCGCCCGGTCTCCTCCGAGGACGCGATGACGGCGGACTGGTCCCGCCTGCCGTACGAGGTCCTGGAGAAGATCTCCACCCGCATCACCAACGAGGTCCGCGACGTCAACCGCGTCGTCGTCGACGTGACGAGCAAGCCGCCGGGCACGATCGAGTGGGAGTGA
- a CDS encoding NlpC/P60 family protein, producing MGPAARTAATLATAAAASVAVLAQPGHAAPQPTASQVKAQVDALYQQAEQATQQYDGATAAVTALQAQAAQLLQETARTDEAMNALRTRLGSMAAAQYRSGGLDPQLALLTSAHPDDYLQRAGDLSQAMDSQSTLMRQFQVQADTLAAQRSAAEAKLSALHAEQTRLAAAKAEIQGKLAAAQALLASLDAATLAGVDQALNPPGGAVPPPDLGSAPMSARAAVAVAFARAQLGKPYVWGATGPGSYDCSGLVQAAWAAAGVSLPRTTYDQINAGRRVSTADLAPGDLVFYYSGVSHVGMYVGGGMIIHAPHPGASVEYAPVGEMPIVGAVRPG from the coding sequence GTGGGCCCCGCGGCCCGCACCGCCGCCACCCTGGCGACGGCGGCGGCGGCTTCGGTCGCCGTCCTGGCCCAGCCCGGACACGCCGCCCCCCAACCGACCGCGAGCCAGGTCAAGGCCCAGGTCGACGCGCTCTACCAGCAGGCCGAACAGGCCACCCAGCAGTACGACGGCGCCACCGCCGCCGTGACCGCGCTGCAGGCCCAGGCGGCGCAGCTGCTGCAGGAGACCGCCCGCACCGACGAGGCGATGAACGCGCTGCGCACCCGCCTCGGCTCCATGGCCGCCGCCCAGTACCGCAGCGGCGGGCTCGACCCGCAGCTGGCGCTGCTCACCTCGGCCCACCCCGACGACTACCTCCAGCGAGCCGGGGACCTCTCCCAGGCCATGGACTCCCAGTCGACGCTCATGCGGCAGTTCCAGGTCCAGGCCGACACCCTCGCGGCGCAGCGCTCCGCCGCCGAGGCGAAGCTCTCCGCCCTGCACGCCGAGCAGACCCGGCTCGCCGCCGCGAAGGCCGAGATCCAGGGCAAGCTGGCCGCCGCGCAGGCGCTGCTCGCCAGTCTGGACGCGGCCACCCTGGCCGGTGTGGACCAGGCGCTGAACCCCCCGGGCGGCGCGGTGCCGCCACCGGACCTCGGCTCCGCCCCGATGTCGGCGCGCGCCGCGGTCGCCGTCGCCTTCGCCCGCGCACAGCTCGGCAAGCCGTACGTCTGGGGCGCGACCGGCCCGGGTTCCTACGACTGCTCGGGGCTGGTCCAGGCCGCCTGGGCCGCGGCCGGCGTGAGCCTGCCCCGCACCACCTACGACCAGATCAACGCCGGCCGCCGCGTGTCGACCGCGGACCTGGCCCCCGGCGACCTGGTCTTCTACTACTCCGGCGTCAGCCATGTCGGCATGTACGTCGGCGGTGGCATGATCATCCACGCTCCGCATCCAGGAGCCTCCGTGGAGTACGCCCCGGTCGGCGAAATGCCGATCGTCGGCGCCGTCCGCCCCGGCTGA
- a CDS encoding TMEM175 family protein has translation MDNTGRSESGRVEAFSDGIFAIAITLLVLQLAVHDPGVTTAKEAWGQLGQIWTAYDAYVVSFLVIGIMWLNHHTVFGYVARVDRGLLVLNLLLLLVVAALPFPTALVSDWLKIPGPDKVAVAVFSGFMVLHAFTFQALWWWLTRTGHLFDSRVDVVAARALRWRFAAGTVVYPVLVGLSFVSPVVTLGLHGAMALYYAFNQLPIPLNPNADPDDESVVSA, from the coding sequence GTGGACAACACGGGGAGAAGTGAGTCGGGGCGGGTCGAGGCGTTCAGCGACGGGATCTTCGCGATCGCGATCACGCTGCTGGTCCTGCAGTTGGCGGTGCACGATCCGGGCGTGACCACGGCGAAGGAGGCCTGGGGCCAGCTGGGTCAGATCTGGACCGCCTACGACGCCTATGTCGTCAGCTTCCTGGTCATCGGGATCATGTGGCTGAACCACCACACCGTCTTCGGTTACGTCGCCCGGGTCGACCGAGGGCTGCTGGTGCTCAACCTGTTGCTGTTGCTGGTGGTCGCCGCGTTGCCGTTCCCGACCGCGCTGGTCTCCGACTGGTTGAAGATCCCGGGACCGGACAAGGTCGCCGTCGCCGTCTTCAGCGGCTTCATGGTGCTGCACGCCTTCACGTTCCAGGCCCTGTGGTGGTGGCTCACCCGGACCGGTCACCTCTTCGACTCGCGGGTGGACGTGGTCGCCGCGCGAGCGCTGCGGTGGCGCTTCGCGGCCGGGACGGTGGTCTATCCCGTGCTGGTCGGCCTGTCCTTCGTCTCGCCCGTGGTGACGCTCGGGCTGCACGGGGCGATGGCGCTCTACTACGCCTTCAACCAGCTGCCGATCCCGCTCAACCCCAACGCCGACCCGGACGACGAGTCCGTCGTCTCCGCCTGA
- a CDS encoding chorismate mutase has translation MSDTMTKEAAETVIAEARGRIDGLDGEILDLLRRRIAVSAEVQTARIAAGGPRLSLTREMEILDRYRTALGRPGTEIAMLMLELCRGRV, from the coding sequence ATGAGTGACACCATGACGAAGGAAGCCGCCGAGACCGTCATCGCCGAGGCGCGTGGCCGGATCGACGGGCTGGACGGCGAGATCCTGGACCTGCTGCGGCGCCGGATCGCCGTCTCCGCGGAAGTGCAGACCGCGCGGATCGCGGCCGGCGGTCCGCGGCTCTCGCTGACCAGGGAGATGGAGATCCTCGACCGCTACCGCACCGCGCTGGGCCGCCCCGGCACGGAGATCGCGATGCTGATGCTGGAGCTCTGCCGCGGCCGCGTCTGA
- a CDS encoding ATP-binding protein → MPGAPGTPVRKLYRRPEGRVIGGVASGLAAHLGIPVLWVRAAFVVLTLGQGLGLVLYAAFWFVVPMGRAGGVGAPALPGAPEAGDHGAAADHGSAGRPVGRLARARRSLQALFRGDPSPEGQRATKDRGRLLALVAVLAGVLVLVNVLTAGQDDPYFWPVLISGAGVALVWRQVDDSRWSRWFSLDDNSRGAVTVRLGAGVVLVAAGVISFLVVSGSLADFGKVMQAVLVVLAGVLLLAGPYLLRMWQDLTAERRERIRAQERAEVAAHIHDSVLHTLTLILRNADDPKEVARLARAQERDLRQWLYRSADPKDESTPDTLAESIRAVAAEIEDLHGIPVEVICVGDAPMDERLAAQLQAAREAMVNAAKYGGGEPVSVYAEVEGSTVWVFVRDRGPGFDLDAVPEDRMGVRGSIIGRMQRNGGHARVRPAPAGGTEVELEMERASG, encoded by the coding sequence GTGCCGGGCGCGCCCGGCACGCCGGTACGCAAGTTGTACCGCCGTCCCGAGGGTCGCGTCATCGGCGGCGTGGCCAGCGGCCTCGCCGCACACCTGGGCATCCCGGTGCTCTGGGTCCGGGCCGCCTTCGTGGTGCTGACGCTGGGTCAGGGGCTGGGGCTGGTGCTCTACGCGGCGTTCTGGTTCGTCGTGCCGATGGGCAGGGCGGGCGGCGTGGGGGCGCCCGCCCTGCCGGGCGCCCCCGAGGCGGGGGATCACGGGGCGGCGGCCGACCACGGCTCGGCCGGCCGGCCGGTCGGCCGCCTGGCGCGGGCCAGGCGCTCGCTCCAGGCGCTCTTCCGGGGAGACCCCTCGCCCGAGGGGCAGCGGGCGACGAAGGACCGCGGCCGGCTGCTGGCGCTGGTCGCCGTGCTGGCCGGCGTGCTGGTCCTGGTCAACGTCCTCACCGCCGGCCAGGACGACCCGTACTTCTGGCCGGTGCTGATCTCCGGGGCCGGCGTCGCCCTCGTCTGGCGACAGGTGGACGACTCCCGCTGGTCCCGCTGGTTCTCGCTCGACGACAACAGCCGCGGCGCGGTCACGGTCCGGCTCGGCGCGGGCGTGGTCCTGGTGGCGGCCGGGGTGATCAGCTTCCTGGTGGTGTCCGGTTCGCTCGCCGACTTCGGCAAGGTGATGCAGGCGGTGCTGGTGGTGCTGGCCGGCGTGCTGCTGCTGGCCGGCCCGTACCTGCTGCGGATGTGGCAGGACCTGACGGCGGAGCGCCGCGAGCGGATCCGGGCCCAGGAGCGCGCCGAGGTCGCCGCCCACATCCACGACTCCGTGCTGCACACCCTCACGCTGATCCTGCGGAACGCGGACGACCCGAAGGAGGTCGCCCGTCTCGCCCGGGCCCAGGAGCGCGACCTCCGGCAGTGGCTCTACCGGTCCGCCGACCCCAAGGACGAGTCGACGCCGGACACCCTGGCCGAGTCGATCCGCGCCGTCGCCGCCGAGATCGAGGATCTCCACGGCATCCCCGTCGAGGTCATCTGCGTCGGCGACGCCCCGATGGACGAACGCCTCGCTGCCCAGCTCCAGGCGGCGCGGGAGGCGATGGTCAACGCCGCGAAGTACGGTGGCGGCGAACCGGTCTCCGTCTACGCGGAGGTCGAGGGCAGTACCGTGTGGGTGTTCGTCCGCGACCGCGGGCCCGGTTTCGATCTGGACGCGGTCCCCGAGGACCGGATGGGCGTGCGGGGTTCCATCATCGGCCGGATGCAGCGCAACGGCGGTCACGCCCGCGTGCGCCCGGCCCCCGCGGGCGGCACGGAGGTCGAGCTGGAGATGGAGAGGGCGAGCGGATGA
- a CDS encoding DoxX family membrane protein: MGGTPSRKRLKELGTTYALLPLRVFLGVTFVYASLYKLTDPHYLGGLSDPLSFASMTQGVKAASPIGPLLDLALKAPTAFAVAFAIGELAVGLGTLFGLLGRVAAVGGALLNLSLFLTVSWQTYPYFLGNDLIYLMAWLPLILAGTPYLSLDSWLASRRGERL; the protein is encoded by the coding sequence ATGGGTGGAACGCCTTCGCGAAAGCGCCTGAAGGAACTCGGCACCACCTATGCGCTGTTGCCGCTCAGGGTCTTCCTCGGGGTGACGTTCGTCTACGCGTCGCTCTACAAGCTGACCGACCCGCACTATCTCGGCGGCCTCTCCGACCCGCTCTCCTTCGCCTCGATGACGCAGGGCGTCAAGGCGGCGAGCCCCATCGGCCCGCTGCTGGACCTGGCTCTCAAGGCGCCGACCGCCTTCGCGGTGGCCTTCGCGATCGGCGAACTCGCCGTCGGCCTCGGCACGCTCTTCGGGCTGCTCGGCCGGGTCGCCGCCGTGGGCGGGGCGCTGTTGAACCTGAGCCTCTTCCTCACGGTCAGCTGGCAGACCTACCCGTACTTCCTGGGCAACGACCTGATCTACCTGATGGCCTGGCTGCCGCTGATCCTGGCCGGAACGCCCTATCTCTCCCTCGACTCGTGGCTGGCGTCCCGCCGGGGCGAGCGGTTGTAG
- a CDS encoding PspC domain-containing protein has product MDVTPGTPPFSDGASAHDGGGPEGSRPPLERSESHRVVTGVCGGLGRRLDIDPLVFRVVIAVLCLWGGVGLFIYGVAWLMIPMEGTGKNELQRLMSGRVDGQSLGAVLVTVLGTGIFFSYMGAKGHIFPLLLIAALAFAALRYDPKRHQLPPREPEPAVAPEPPPTAPNWWQRPDPLLKTSAPPTPTHSVPGGTGPLGGLEEPLDTPPAWASAPVPPVKPPGRGPAQPEGPRPVRGPWGLLTLLLAGATAAAVLVLGHRHDDHVNTLAVLASALVVVGLGLLLSGLLRRRAAGLALVAVLLSGATTVVGASPWQHWSDHTWAPASAAQLQTHYSLRAGDATLDLTKVLPLPGQGVSTDVQLGAGRLEVLLPSGPDSPEIKIDTQVGAGEVRLPDGSSSSGLGRSRTIDLNPGAAAAHGTVDVKLQVGAGQVEVVR; this is encoded by the coding sequence ATGGATGTCACACCCGGCACGCCCCCCTTCTCGGACGGCGCCTCCGCCCACGACGGCGGCGGGCCGGAGGGCTCACGCCCGCCGCTGGAGCGCAGCGAGAGTCATCGGGTGGTCACCGGCGTCTGCGGCGGTCTCGGCCGCAGGCTCGACATCGATCCGCTGGTCTTCCGCGTGGTCATCGCCGTGCTCTGCCTCTGGGGCGGCGTCGGGCTCTTCATCTACGGCGTCGCCTGGCTGATGATCCCGATGGAGGGCACGGGGAAGAACGAACTGCAGCGGCTGATGTCCGGCCGCGTGGACGGCCAGTCCCTCGGAGCGGTGCTGGTCACCGTGCTCGGCACGGGCATCTTCTTCTCCTACATGGGCGCCAAGGGCCACATCTTCCCGCTGCTGCTGATCGCGGCGCTGGCCTTCGCCGCGCTCCGCTACGACCCCAAGCGCCACCAACTGCCTCCGCGCGAGCCCGAGCCCGCGGTCGCACCCGAGCCGCCGCCGACCGCGCCGAACTGGTGGCAGCGGCCGGATCCGCTGCTCAAGACCTCGGCGCCGCCGACCCCGACCCACTCGGTCCCCGGCGGGACGGGCCCGCTCGGCGGCCTCGAAGAACCGCTGGACACGCCACCGGCCTGGGCCTCCGCCCCGGTGCCCCCGGTCAAGCCGCCGGGCAGGGGGCCCGCACAGCCCGAGGGCCCGCGCCCGGTCCGCGGTCCCTGGGGGCTGCTGACGCTGCTGCTCGCCGGTGCCACCGCCGCCGCGGTCCTGGTCCTCGGCCACCGCCACGACGACCACGTCAACACGCTGGCCGTGCTCGCCTCGGCGCTGGTCGTCGTCGGCCTGGGTCTGCTCCTCAGCGGCCTGCTGCGCCGCCGGGCCGCCGGGCTGGCCCTGGTCGCCGTGCTCCTGTCGGGCGCCACGACGGTGGTCGGCGCCTCCCCCTGGCAGCACTGGAGCGACCACACCTGGGCGCCGGCCTCCGCCGCGCAGCTGCAGACGCACTACTCGCTGCGGGCCGGCGACGCCACGCTCGACCTCACCAAGGTGCTGCCCCTCCCCGGCCAGGGCGTCAGCACCGACGTCCAGCTCGGTGCGGGCCGCCTCGAGGTGCTGCTGCCCTCCGGGCCGGACAGCCCGGAGATAAAGATCGACACGCAGGTGGGCGCCGGTGAGGTCAGGCTCCCCGACGGCTCCTCCAGCTCGGGCCTGGGCCGCTCCCGCACGATCGACCTCAATCCCGGTGCCGCCGCGGCGCACGGCACGGTGGACGTCAAGCTCCAGGTGGGCGCCGGACAGGTGGAGGTGGTCCGGTGA